A single window of Hymenobacter sp. APR13 DNA harbors:
- a CDS encoding TatD family hydrolase, whose amino-acid sequence MHFTDSHAHVYSEQFKPDQDDMLNRAFEAGVQTIIMPNIDHESIDAMLETEARFPQQCHAMMGLHPCHVTKNFERELYEVEDWLGKRPFAAVGECGIDLHWDKTTLSMQQEALLVQIELAKKHQLPLVLHTREAFRETTDLIEAGQDGTLRGVYHCFSGTVAEAEEAIRLGFLLGIGGVVTFKNVGLDKVLPGIALEHLLLETDCPYLAPMPHRGKRNEPAYLPLIARRIATLLGKTEAEVVEATTHNARQLFKL is encoded by the coding sequence ATGCATTTCACCGATTCCCACGCCCACGTTTACTCCGAGCAGTTCAAGCCTGACCAGGATGATATGCTCAACCGCGCCTTCGAGGCCGGCGTGCAGACCATCATCATGCCCAACATCGACCACGAAAGCATCGACGCCATGCTGGAAACCGAGGCCCGGTTTCCGCAGCAGTGCCATGCCATGATGGGGCTGCATCCGTGCCACGTCACCAAAAACTTCGAGCGGGAGCTGTACGAGGTGGAGGACTGGCTGGGGAAGCGGCCGTTTGCGGCGGTAGGGGAGTGCGGCATCGACCTGCACTGGGACAAAACCACCCTCAGCATGCAGCAGGAGGCCCTACTCGTGCAGATCGAGCTGGCCAAAAAGCATCAGCTGCCGCTGGTACTGCACACCCGCGAGGCCTTCCGAGAAACCACTGACCTCATCGAGGCGGGGCAGGACGGCACGCTGCGCGGCGTGTATCACTGCTTCTCGGGTACCGTGGCGGAGGCCGAGGAGGCCATTCGGCTGGGCTTTCTGCTGGGCATCGGGGGTGTGGTTACGTTCAAGAACGTCGGCCTCGACAAGGTGCTGCCCGGCATAGCGCTGGAGCACCTGCTGCTCGAAACCGACTGCCCCTACCTGGCCCCGATGCCGCACCGCGGCAAGCGCAACGAGCCGGCCTACCTGCCCCTCATTGCCCGGCGCATCGCCACGCTGCTCGGCAAAACCGAAGCCGAAGTGGTGGAAGCCACCACCCACAACGCCCGGCAGCTGTTCAAGCTGTAG
- a CDS encoding glycosyltransferase, which yields MTFFPRHLSPVTCHLSPHHPITSSPTLLFLTLFLSGWFLILAASTLLLATRRGSRPGPLPQPLPRVSVLIAARNEAAAIGRCLQAIRQLEYPAHLLEVLLGDDGSTDGTAAVATQAMQGFGGTFRVVPIRETLGLARGKANVLAHLTHAATTDFFLITDADIAVPRTWVSSLLAHAQPGIGTVTGLTLVQGPRLFDKLQGLDWLISLGLVQVVSDLGRPVTAMGNNMLVTRAAYEAIGGYEALPFSVTEDFELFRATLRHGFGYRILFRPEVLAESLPMPTFGALLHQRRRWSRGVESLPWWLKGGLLYYAGFYPALLALGWLAGPLAAGLVLLAKMLLQGLLAALCFRRAGRRAPLHLLPLFELYTPALTAALAVFRLLPLSFDWKGRRYR from the coding sequence ATGACGTTCTTCCCTCGTCACCTCTCACCTGTCACCTGTCACCTGTCACCTCATCACCCCATCACCTCATCACCAACTTTGCTGTTCCTCACGCTTTTTCTTTCCGGGTGGTTTCTGATTCTGGCGGCTTCTACGCTGCTGCTGGCCACGCGGCGCGGGAGCCGGCCGGGGCCGCTGCCGCAGCCGTTGCCGCGCGTGAGTGTGCTGATTGCGGCCCGCAACGAGGCGGCGGCCATCGGGCGCTGCCTGCAGGCCATCCGGCAGCTAGAGTACCCGGCGCACTTACTGGAAGTGCTGCTCGGTGATGATGGCTCTACCGATGGCACCGCCGCCGTAGCTACCCAGGCCATGCAGGGCTTCGGCGGCACGTTTCGGGTGGTGCCCATCCGGGAAACGCTGGGCTTAGCCCGCGGCAAGGCCAACGTGCTGGCTCACCTCACCCACGCCGCCACCACCGATTTTTTCCTCATCACCGACGCCGACATTGCCGTGCCTCGCACCTGGGTGTCGTCGTTGCTGGCGCACGCGCAGCCGGGCATCGGCACCGTGACGGGCCTCACGCTGGTGCAGGGCCCGCGCCTATTTGATAAGCTGCAGGGTCTCGACTGGCTGATTTCGCTGGGGCTGGTGCAGGTGGTGTCGGATCTGGGGCGGCCCGTGACGGCCATGGGCAACAACATGCTGGTAACGCGCGCCGCTTACGAAGCCATCGGCGGCTACGAGGCGCTGCCGTTTTCCGTAACCGAGGACTTTGAGCTGTTCCGCGCCACGCTGCGTCATGGCTTCGGCTACCGGATTCTGTTCCGCCCCGAGGTGCTGGCCGAGAGTTTGCCCATGCCCACGTTTGGCGCGTTGCTGCACCAGCGCCGCCGCTGGAGCCGGGGCGTGGAAAGCCTGCCGTGGTGGCTGAAAGGCGGCTTGCTATACTACGCGGGCTTCTATCCGGCGCTGCTGGCGCTGGGCTGGCTGGCCGGGCCGCTGGCCGCCGGGCTGGTGCTGCTGGCCAAAATGCTGCTGCAGGGGCTGCTGGCCGCGCTCTGCTTCCGCCGCGCCGGCCGCCGCGCCCCGCTGCACCTGCTGCCGCTGTTCGAGCTCTACACGCCCGCCCTCACCGCCGCCCTGGCTGTCTTCCGCCTGCTGCCGCTCTCCTTTGACTGGAAGGGGAGAAGGTATCGGTAG
- a CDS encoding polysaccharide deacetylase family protein — MRIHRLPEIMQRWLPHTEWRGPVRVGEKPLYLTFDDGPIPEETPFVLEQLARHNARATFFCVGDNLEKHPDIARQVLAAGHRLANHTFHHVSGWRTPLPQYLQEVGRCQQALDALLPQPEARPLLRPPYGRLTRAQAAALHPSHRLIMWDVLTYDYDATYPPETCLRAALAHTRPGAIVVFHDSRKARQNLRAVLPRYLAACVEQGYSFELL; from the coding sequence ATGCGTATCCACCGCCTCCCCGAAATCATGCAACGCTGGCTGCCGCACACCGAGTGGCGCGGGCCGGTGCGGGTGGGGGAGAAGCCGCTCTACCTCACTTTCGACGACGGCCCTATTCCGGAGGAAACGCCCTTCGTGCTGGAGCAGCTGGCCCGGCACAACGCCCGCGCCACGTTCTTCTGCGTCGGCGACAACCTGGAAAAGCACCCCGACATTGCCCGGCAGGTGCTGGCCGCTGGCCACCGCCTCGCCAACCACACCTTCCACCACGTGAGTGGCTGGCGGACGCCCTTGCCGCAGTATCTGCAGGAGGTGGGCCGTTGCCAGCAGGCGCTGGATGCGCTGCTGCCGCAGCCCGAGGCCCGGCCGCTGCTGCGCCCGCCCTACGGCCGCCTCACCCGCGCCCAGGCCGCCGCGCTGCACCCCAGCCACCGCCTCATCATGTGGGACGTGCTCACCTACGACTACGACGCCACCTATCCGCCCGAAACCTGCCTGCGCGCCGCCCTGGCCCACACCCGCCCCGGCGCCATCGTCGTGTTCCACGACAGCCGAAAGGCCCGCCAGAACCTGCGCGCCGTGCTGCCCCGCTACCTGGCGGCCTGTGTTGAGCAGGGGTATTCGTTTGAGTTGCTATAA
- a CDS encoding glycosyltransferase family 4 protein, translating to MHIAVNTRFLLPGGQLEGIGRFTFETLKQLVAAHPEHTFHLLFDRAFDARYLTGPNVVPHVLLPSARHPFLWVAWFEGAVALWLRRHRPAVFLSPDGYTTLATRVPRVTVFHDLAFEHFPEHMSGLEHRYYQFFAPRFARASAQLVAVSEATRQDLVRTYGIEPGKIRVAGNAADAHFQPQPPAVQTATRERYAAGKPYFLFVGALHPRKNLTNLLRAFDAFKQRTGATTKLLIVGRTAWKAGPMFDVYQQLQFRHDVHLTGRVTEEELVQLYAAAYATVYVPLLEGFGIPIIEAQACASPVLTSDCSSMPEVAGGAALLADPQDAGAITDALVRLHQEPTLRASLIEKGLQNVQRYSWQHSAEVLWEAVLAAAKK from the coding sequence TTGCACATCGCCGTAAACACCCGTTTTCTGTTGCCCGGCGGCCAGCTGGAGGGCATTGGGCGCTTCACGTTCGAGACGCTGAAGCAGCTGGTGGCGGCGCACCCCGAGCACACGTTTCACCTGCTCTTTGACCGGGCCTTTGATGCGCGGTACCTGACGGGGCCCAATGTGGTGCCGCACGTGCTGCTGCCGTCGGCGCGGCACCCGTTTTTGTGGGTGGCGTGGTTTGAGGGGGCCGTGGCGCTGTGGCTGCGGCGGCACCGCCCGGCCGTGTTCCTCAGCCCCGACGGCTACACCACCCTGGCTACCCGCGTGCCCCGCGTCACGGTGTTTCATGATCTGGCCTTCGAGCATTTTCCCGAGCACATGAGCGGGCTGGAACACCGGTACTACCAGTTTTTCGCGCCGCGCTTTGCCCGGGCTTCGGCGCAGCTAGTGGCGGTGTCGGAGGCGACGCGGCAGGACCTGGTGCGCACCTACGGCATCGAGCCCGGCAAAATCCGGGTGGCCGGCAACGCGGCCGATGCGCACTTCCAACCCCAGCCGCCGGCCGTGCAGACGGCCACGCGGGAGCGGTACGCGGCCGGCAAACCGTACTTCCTGTTTGTGGGCGCCCTGCACCCGCGCAAAAACCTGACGAATCTGCTGCGGGCCTTCGACGCGTTCAAGCAGCGCACCGGCGCCACCACCAAGCTGCTCATCGTGGGCCGCACGGCCTGGAAAGCGGGCCCCATGTTCGACGTGTACCAGCAGCTGCAGTTCCGCCACGACGTGCACCTGACCGGCCGCGTAACGGAAGAAGAGCTGGTGCAGCTCTACGCCGCCGCCTACGCCACCGTCTACGTGCCCCTGCTCGAAGGCTTCGGCATTCCCATCATCGAAGCCCAGGCCTGCGCCTCGCCGGTTTTGACCTCCGACTGCAGCTCCATGCCCGAAGTGGCCGGCGGCGCGGCCCTGCTCGCCGACCCGCAGGATGCTGGCGCCATCACCGACGCGCTGGTGCGTCTGCACCAGGAGCCCACGCTACGTGCCTCGCTAATAGAAAAAGGCCTGCAAAACGTGCAGCGCTACTCCTGGCAGCACAGCGCCGAAGTGCTGTGGGAGGCAGTGCTGGCGGCGGCGAAGAAGTAA
- a CDS encoding polysaccharide biosynthesis C-terminal domain-containing protein, whose product MVLLNLLVKPGWVMVESLVQDRLGHAAFGTFTALFTLATILAQVSDLGTTQLTTKRVAANPDFLTEYFPTLLPLKGWLSGLFLLVTLGIGWLLGYRGHTLTLLGLTAGGLLLAQYTLFLRGVLQAHQRFNTDALLSVLEKFLLLGLVLLLVPIGISLDRYVGARTLAVGFTFVVLYGVIARLYGRVRFRLQLGQARTVLRASLPLAFITLVYGLNERIDMLMLERLVSAQEASYYAASYRWLDTMMMYLWTVLPLFFAKFAHATGRPQEQKDLLWFGQRVVTVPMLLICGFVLFRGEILFWQFTHSTPPEVARMALCLKILFVSVLVHAFFAIYSTLLTSTNHERPVSWLVGLSIVLNVGLNLVLLPRLGAVAGAINTLVCAVFVSVGYLWLVHRRTGVPVPWAWLARLALAFGLLCAVWAGLQMSLQLHWLPESVLAGLSFVAILFLTRIVRVAELRQLLGR is encoded by the coding sequence GTGGTGCTGCTCAACCTGCTGGTGAAGCCGGGCTGGGTGATGGTGGAAAGCCTGGTGCAGGACCGGCTGGGCCACGCGGCGTTCGGCACGTTCACGGCGTTGTTCACGCTGGCCACCATTCTGGCGCAGGTATCCGACCTGGGTACCACCCAGCTCACCACCAAGCGCGTCGCCGCCAACCCCGACTTCCTCACCGAGTACTTCCCGACGCTGCTGCCCCTGAAGGGCTGGCTGTCGGGGCTGTTTCTGCTGGTTACGCTGGGCATTGGGTGGCTGCTGGGCTACCGCGGCCACACGCTCACGCTGCTCGGCCTCACGGCGGGCGGTCTGCTGCTGGCGCAGTACACGCTGTTTTTGCGGGGCGTGCTGCAGGCCCACCAGCGCTTCAATACCGATGCGCTGCTGTCGGTGCTGGAGAAGTTTCTGCTGCTGGGGCTGGTGCTGCTGCTGGTGCCCATCGGCATTTCCCTGGACCGCTATGTGGGCGCCCGCACGCTGGCGGTGGGCTTCACATTTGTGGTGCTCTACGGTGTCATTGCGCGGCTCTACGGGCGGGTGCGGTTTCGGCTGCAGCTGGGCCAGGCCCGCACGGTGCTGCGTGCTAGTCTGCCGCTGGCCTTCATCACGCTGGTATATGGGCTGAACGAGCGGATTGACATGCTGATGCTGGAGCGGCTGGTGTCGGCGCAGGAGGCCAGCTACTACGCCGCTTCCTACCGCTGGCTGGATACCATGATGATGTACCTCTGGACGGTGCTGCCGCTGTTTTTCGCCAAGTTCGCCCACGCCACCGGCCGGCCCCAGGAGCAGAAGGACCTGCTCTGGTTCGGGCAGCGCGTGGTTACGGTGCCCATGCTGCTGATCTGCGGCTTCGTGCTGTTTCGGGGCGAAATCCTGTTCTGGCAGTTCACGCACAGCACGCCACCGGAAGTGGCCCGCATGGCGCTCTGCCTCAAGATTCTGTTCGTGAGTGTGTTGGTGCACGCCTTCTTCGCCATCTACAGCACCCTGCTCACCAGCACCAACCACGAGCGGCCAGTGAGCTGGCTGGTGGGCCTGAGCATTGTCCTGAACGTGGGCCTGAACCTGGTGCTGCTGCCGCGCCTGGGGGCGGTGGCCGGCGCTATCAACACGCTGGTGTGCGCCGTATTTGTGTCGGTGGGCTACCTGTGGCTGGTGCACCGGCGCACCGGCGTGCCGGTGCCGTGGGCGTGGCTGGCCCGGCTGGCGCTGGCCTTCGGGCTGCTGTGCGCCGTGTGGGCGGGCCTGCAAATGAGCCTGCAGCTGCACTGGCTCCCCGAGTCGGTGCTGGCCGGCCTGAGCTTCGTGGCCATCCTGTTCCTGACCCGAATCGTGCGCGTAGCTGAGCTACGGCAGTTGCTGGGGCGGTGA
- a CDS encoding O-antigen ligase family protein translates to MKPLSSLRPHFTDQRLFMAFVGLLLSCGAAAMLRSSGWLALPVAALGVAVLLVDWRWVYYILLATLAFSVEVALPGGLSMDVPSEPLLLVLLVCFVVSVLLGRSQVPARVWTHPLVVLMGLALLWSVVSTAFSVNTLKSVKYLLAKTWYIVPFVFVTLAVVRRPQDIWRIVALFAAGVCATVVYTMLRHAAKGFGFDSINWAIQPFYHNHVLYAATAALLVPLAFYAARDATSRGARWLWYAVVLVAVGGVLLSYTRASMLSLVVAGLYYGIIRLRLTRVVLVVASVGTLLTTAYFVRDNTYMLYAPEFEKTIFNGGNFEKHLEATYKLQDVSGMERVYRWVAAAHMIADKPLTGSGPSTFYPEYKRYTVRSFRTYVSDNPEKSTTHNYFLLQLAEQGVPGFLLFVALVFTALLLVERLYHRAQTAQHRRLVMAAGLSLVITVFHLLLNELVEVDKIGSFYYISMAILIRVQLWMEDDEQAQTAPPQL, encoded by the coding sequence ATGAAACCCCTGTCCTCTCTGCGGCCGCACTTCACCGACCAGCGCCTGTTTATGGCGTTTGTGGGGCTGTTGCTGAGCTGTGGGGCGGCGGCGATGCTGCGCTCGTCGGGGTGGCTGGCGTTGCCGGTGGCGGCGCTGGGGGTGGCGGTGCTGCTCGTCGACTGGCGCTGGGTGTACTACATTCTACTGGCCACGCTGGCCTTTTCGGTGGAAGTGGCGCTGCCCGGCGGCCTGAGCATGGACGTACCCTCGGAGCCGCTGCTGCTGGTGCTGCTGGTGTGCTTTGTGGTGAGCGTGCTGCTGGGCCGGAGCCAAGTGCCGGCCCGCGTCTGGACGCACCCGCTGGTGGTGCTGATGGGGCTGGCGCTGCTGTGGTCGGTGGTAAGCACAGCGTTTTCCGTGAACACGCTCAAGTCGGTGAAGTACCTGCTGGCCAAGACGTGGTACATCGTGCCCTTCGTGTTCGTGACGCTGGCCGTGGTGCGCCGCCCCCAGGATATCTGGCGGATAGTAGCGCTATTTGCCGCGGGCGTGTGCGCTACAGTGGTGTACACCATGCTGCGCCACGCCGCCAAGGGCTTCGGCTTCGATTCCATCAACTGGGCCATTCAGCCCTTCTACCACAACCACGTGCTGTACGCGGCCACGGCGGCGCTGCTGGTGCCACTGGCCTTCTACGCCGCCCGCGACGCCACTTCCCGCGGCGCACGCTGGCTCTGGTACGCGGTGGTGCTGGTGGCGGTGGGCGGCGTGCTGCTCTCCTACACCCGCGCCTCCATGCTGTCGTTGGTGGTGGCCGGGCTGTACTACGGCATCATCCGGCTGCGCCTGACGCGGGTGGTGCTGGTGGTGGCCAGCGTGGGCACGCTGCTCACCACGGCCTATTTCGTGCGCGACAACACGTATATGCTGTACGCGCCGGAGTTCGAGAAAACCATCTTCAACGGCGGTAACTTCGAGAAACACCTGGAGGCCACCTACAAGCTGCAGGACGTGTCGGGCATGGAGCGGGTGTACCGCTGGGTGGCGGCGGCCCACATGATTGCCGACAAGCCCCTGACCGGCAGCGGCCCCTCCACGTTCTACCCTGAGTACAAGCGCTACACCGTGCGCAGCTTCCGCACCTACGTGAGCGACAACCCGGAAAAGTCGACCACCCACAACTACTTCCTGCTGCAGCTGGCCGAGCAGGGCGTGCCGGGCTTTCTGCTGTTTGTGGCGCTGGTGTTCACGGCGTTGCTGCTCGTGGAGCGCCTCTACCACCGCGCCCAGACCGCCCAGCACCGCCGCCTCGTGATGGCCGCCGGCTTGTCGCTGGTCATTACGGTATTCCATCTGCTGCTGAATGAATTGGTGGAAGTCGATAAAATCGGCTCCTTCTACTACATCTCCATGGCTATCCTGATCCGGGTGCAGCTGTGGATGGAAGACGACGAGCAGGCCCAAACGGCACCGCCGCAGCTCTAG
- a CDS encoding class I SAM-dependent methyltransferase, whose translation MTVNEFFELFLDELRSNQHLTSYYKFLENPASFEFRKSYVTQRLHYILDHLPSTEAAIWDCGCGYGTTAIFLALNGYKVHGTTLEFYFKHIPERLKYWSQFGDVSGFTYSYENLFDSPPAPASYDHVIIQDTLHHLEPLQDALRIFHSALKPAGNLIIVEENGGNVAQNLKLYLRRGNKRIIEIYDEQLQKNILLGNENIRDLATWRRELAKQHLHIYPADVQYIRLFPPFMFKDGNSQQLMAREGRLWRSNSLLKENLFFGLNFVAGKAK comes from the coding sequence ATGACGGTTAACGAATTCTTTGAGCTGTTTCTGGACGAACTACGCAGCAATCAGCACCTGACCAGCTACTATAAGTTTCTAGAGAATCCGGCCAGCTTCGAGTTCCGCAAGTCCTACGTCACGCAGCGCCTGCACTACATCCTCGACCACTTGCCCAGCACCGAGGCCGCCATCTGGGACTGCGGCTGCGGCTATGGCACCACGGCTATTTTCCTGGCCCTCAACGGCTACAAGGTGCACGGCACCACCCTGGAGTTCTACTTCAAGCACATTCCGGAGCGCTTGAAATACTGGTCGCAGTTCGGCGACGTGTCGGGCTTCACCTACAGCTACGAAAACCTGTTCGATTCGCCCCCAGCGCCGGCCTCCTACGACCACGTCATCATCCAGGATACGCTGCACCACCTAGAGCCGCTGCAGGATGCGCTGCGCATCTTCCACTCGGCCCTGAAGCCGGCCGGCAACCTGATTATCGTGGAGGAAAACGGCGGCAACGTGGCGCAGAACCTGAAGCTGTACCTGCGCCGCGGCAACAAGCGCATCATCGAAATCTACGACGAGCAGCTGCAGAAAAACATCCTGCTCGGCAACGAGAACATCCGCGACCTGGCCACCTGGCGCCGCGAGCTGGCCAAGCAGCACCTGCACATCTACCCCGCCGACGTGCAGTACATCCGCCTGTTTCCGCCGTTCATGTTCAAAGACGGCAACTCCCAGCAGCTCATGGCCCGCGAAGGCCGCCTCTGGCGCAGCAACTCGTTGCTCAAGGAAAACCTGTTCTTCGGCCTCAACTTCGTGGCGGGGAAGGCGAAGTAA
- a CDS encoding PP2C family protein-serine/threonine phosphatase translates to MPNSTLTPEKRLFLKDRELGALLEITQAINQDHSEGALYKIFQFTLLGQLNIRRLVLYVKEEGQWQCVVSFGAMLPDFRRVPLPESVLRGTGGQPAALAGMGLGTEWSMLEAVIPVVRNDEVVAYVFIGNVHEDYASGEAAKFLETLSNILLGAIDNRRLGRQRVAAAAMRKEIEIAQEVQTMLFPRKLPNDAHVAVAASYVPHTAVGGDYYDVVDIDANRFLFCVADVSGKGVAASLLMSNFQAGLRTLLRQQVDLATIAQELNNLIFRNAGGDKFITVFFGVYDRASRVLQYVNAGHNDPLLVFDSGQVERLREGTIMLGVMDELPGLKVGEVHIPGRALLLNYTDGLTEVFDANQEEFGEEGILALLAQNRYLPLKRLHEALLASIKRLQRQRQPVRRRRDDSELPV, encoded by the coding sequence ATGCCCAACTCTACGCTCACCCCTGAAAAGCGCCTTTTCCTGAAAGACCGGGAATTAGGGGCCTTGCTGGAAATCACGCAGGCCATCAACCAGGACCATAGTGAGGGGGCCCTCTACAAAATCTTCCAGTTCACGCTGCTCGGCCAGCTCAACATCCGGCGGCTGGTGCTCTACGTGAAGGAAGAGGGCCAGTGGCAGTGCGTGGTGTCGTTTGGGGCAATGCTGCCTGATTTCCGGCGCGTTCCGCTGCCCGAATCGGTGCTGCGCGGCACGGGTGGGCAGCCGGCTGCCCTGGCCGGTATGGGCCTGGGTACGGAGTGGAGCATGCTGGAAGCGGTGATTCCGGTGGTGCGCAACGACGAGGTGGTGGCCTACGTGTTCATCGGCAACGTGCACGAGGACTACGCCAGCGGCGAGGCGGCCAAGTTCCTGGAAACGCTCAGCAACATTCTGCTCGGCGCCATCGACAACCGCCGCCTGGGCCGGCAGCGGGTGGCGGCGGCCGCCATGCGCAAGGAGATTGAAATTGCGCAGGAAGTGCAGACCATGCTGTTTCCGCGCAAGCTGCCCAACGACGCCCACGTGGCCGTGGCCGCGTCCTATGTGCCCCACACGGCCGTCGGCGGCGACTACTACGATGTGGTGGACATCGACGCCAACCGCTTCCTGTTCTGCGTGGCCGACGTATCGGGCAAAGGCGTGGCGGCATCGTTGCTGATGTCGAACTTCCAGGCCGGGCTGCGCACGCTGCTCCGCCAGCAGGTTGATCTGGCTACCATCGCGCAGGAGCTCAACAACCTGATTTTCCGCAATGCCGGCGGCGACAAGTTCATCACCGTGTTCTTTGGTGTCTACGACCGCGCCAGCCGCGTGCTGCAATACGTAAATGCCGGCCACAACGACCCGCTGCTGGTGTTCGACTCGGGCCAGGTGGAGCGCCTGCGCGAAGGCACCATCATGCTGGGCGTAATGGACGAACTGCCGGGTCTGAAAGTGGGGGAGGTGCATATTCCCGGCCGCGCCCTGCTGCTCAACTACACCGATGGCCTGACCGAGGTGTTCGACGCCAACCAGGAAGAATTCGGCGAAGAAGGCATCCTGGCTCTGCTGGCTCAGAATCGCTACCTACCCCTCAAGCGCCTGCACGAAGCGCTGCTGGCCTCCATAAAACGCCTACAACGTCAACGGCAGCCAGTTCGCCGACGACGTGACGATTCTGAGTTGCCGGTTTAA
- a CDS encoding ABC transporter permease, producing MAGSTLTRTQATTAGAAARSPGYYVRQRLLGNRPAMAGLGFIVLCSLIAVLGYWVLPDNSPNANNSLVQLQKEPPGFQATVLRLPIRDSLRSASDNIFRTWASGRAPRYQEVPIGGYRFQGDSVFIEPYQNHSALADKARRYSLAEVAGQPGTRAELQQLVAQERIGPRTYWLGTDKSGRDELSRLLLGTRVSLGIGLVAVLISVVLGMAVGAVAGYVGGWLDSLLLGVMTVVWSIPGIMLVIAISLALDSKGVWTSFVAVGLTMWVDVARVVRGQMLSLREKTFVEAGRVLGLPQSRLIIRHLLPNMTGPLIVIATSNFAAAILLEAGLSFLGLGVQPPAPSWGLMVNEGFQLLGTEAGLWLTLLPGLAISLLVLSFNLLGNGLRDAYDPKTPLNG from the coding sequence GTGGCCGGCTCCACGCTCACACGCACGCAAGCAACCACGGCCGGCGCCGCGGCCCGGTCGCCGGGCTACTATGTGCGGCAGCGGCTGCTCGGCAACCGCCCGGCCATGGCTGGGCTGGGCTTCATTGTGCTGTGCTCCCTGATTGCGGTGCTGGGCTACTGGGTGCTGCCCGACAACTCGCCTAACGCCAACAACAGCCTGGTGCAGCTGCAGAAAGAGCCGCCCGGCTTCCAAGCCACGGTGCTGCGCCTGCCCATCCGGGACTCCCTGCGCTCGGCATCCGACAACATTTTCCGGACCTGGGCCTCGGGCCGCGCCCCGCGCTACCAGGAAGTGCCCATCGGCGGCTACCGCTTCCAGGGCGACTCCGTGTTCATCGAGCCCTACCAAAACCACTCAGCTCTGGCCGACAAGGCCCGCCGCTATTCGCTGGCCGAGGTAGCGGGGCAGCCCGGCACCCGCGCCGAGCTGCAGCAGCTGGTGGCGCAGGAGCGCATCGGGCCGCGCACCTACTGGCTGGGCACCGACAAATCGGGCCGCGACGAGTTGAGCCGGCTGCTGCTGGGCACCCGCGTCAGTCTCGGCATTGGGCTGGTGGCGGTGCTGATTTCGGTGGTGCTGGGCATGGCCGTCGGCGCCGTGGCCGGCTACGTGGGCGGCTGGCTCGACTCGCTGCTGCTGGGCGTAATGACCGTGGTGTGGAGCATTCCGGGCATCATGCTGGTCATTGCCATTTCGCTGGCCCTCGACAGCAAGGGCGTCTGGACCTCATTTGTGGCCGTGGGCCTCACCATGTGGGTGGACGTGGCCCGGGTGGTGCGTGGTCAGATGCTGAGCTTGCGCGAAAAAACCTTCGTGGAAGCCGGCCGCGTGCTGGGCCTCCCGCAAAGCCGCCTCATCATCCGGCACCTGCTGCCCAACATGACCGGGCCGCTGATTGTCATTGCAACCAGTAATTTTGCGGCGGCCATTCTGCTCGAAGCCGGCCTGAGCTTTCTAGGCTTGGGCGTGCAGCCGCCGGCCCCGTCGTGGGGGCTGATGGTGAACGAAGGCTTCCAGCTGCTGGGCACCGAAGCCGGCCTCTGGCTGACGCTGCTGCCCGGCCTGGCCATCAGCCTGCTGGTGCTCAGCTTCAACCTGCTCGGCAACGGCCTCCGCGACGCCTACGATCCTAAAACGCCTTTAAATGGTTGA